In Streptomyces qaidamensis, one DNA window encodes the following:
- a CDS encoding bifunctional [glutamine synthetase] adenylyltransferase/[glutamine synthetase]-adenylyl-L-tyrosine phosphorylase, whose translation MTAAPGRRSSTFTRLLRHGFTDASAAERLLDSPELAPLRDDPVLLEALGATADPDLALLGLVRLLEAQQSPGARRELLDTLIAAKPLRDRLLGVLGASTALADHLTRHPDDWQALVMYEAYDLHPGVQEFEDGLAEATDPVSLRVAYRRCLLSIAARDVCGTTGLAESAAELADLATATLRAALALAEAAAPEDAEQCRLAVVAMGKCGGHELNYVSDVDVIFVGEATEGTDETKAVRAATRLASHMMRICSETTVEGSIWPVDANLRPEGRNGPLVRTLSSHLAYYQRWAKTWEFQALLKARPVAGDLDLGEEYVAAVQPLVWKAAERENFVPDVQKMRRRVVENIPVAEVDRQLKLGPGGLRDVEFAVQLLQLVHGRADTSLRSGTTLDALGALAAGGYVGRSDAAQLDDAYRFLRSMEHRIQLFRLRRTHLVPEDEADLRRIGRSLGLRTDPVADLHREWRRHAGVVRRLHEKLFYRPLLDAVAQLATGEARLSTEAARERMVALGYADPASALRHLEALASGVTRKAAIQRTLLPVLLGWFADSADPDAGLLNFRKVSDALGKTPWYLRLLRDEGAAAQNLARVLSAGRLAPDLLMRAPEAVALLGDGDGGGLDPRPRAHLEQETYAAVKRADGAAQAVTAARGVRRRELFRTAAADIVGSYGTEEQPAEADQGALVDMVGGAVSDLTAATLAGTLRAVVRDGWGDDLPTRFAVIGMGRFGGHELGYGSDADVLFVHEPCDGVDEREASQAANKVVSEMSRLLQIPSADPPLLIDADLRPEGKSGPLVRTLTSYAAYYRRWALTWESHALLRAEPVAGDADLGRRFIELIDPLRYPADGLADEAVREIRRLKARMESERLPRGADPKLHAKLGPGGLSDVEWTVQLMQLRHGSAVPGLRTTRTREALAAARAAGLITEEDAATLDEAWVLATRVRNAVMLVRGRAGDTFPSDPRELAAVGRYLGYGPGHVGDMLDAYRRTARRARGVMEELFYGAAER comes from the coding sequence ATGACGGCGGCGCCGGGACGCAGGAGCAGTACCTTCACGCGGCTGCTGCGGCACGGTTTCACCGACGCCTCCGCCGCCGAGCGGCTCCTGGACAGCCCGGAGCTCGCGCCCCTGCGCGACGACCCGGTGCTGCTGGAGGCACTGGGCGCCACCGCCGACCCCGATCTCGCGCTGCTCGGCCTCGTCCGGCTGCTGGAGGCCCAGCAGAGCCCCGGCGCCCGCCGGGAACTGCTCGACACCCTGATCGCGGCCAAGCCCCTGCGCGACCGCCTCCTCGGCGTGCTCGGTGCCTCCACCGCCCTCGCCGACCACCTCACCCGGCACCCGGACGACTGGCAGGCGCTCGTCATGTACGAGGCGTACGACCTGCACCCCGGGGTGCAGGAGTTCGAGGACGGCCTCGCGGAGGCCACCGACCCGGTCTCCCTGCGGGTCGCCTACCGGCGCTGCCTGCTGTCCATCGCCGCCCGGGACGTCTGCGGCACCACCGGCCTCGCCGAGTCCGCCGCCGAGCTCGCCGACCTCGCCACCGCCACCCTGCGCGCCGCCCTCGCCCTCGCCGAGGCGGCCGCGCCGGAGGACGCCGAGCAGTGCCGGCTCGCGGTCGTCGCGATGGGCAAGTGCGGCGGCCACGAGCTGAACTACGTCTCCGACGTGGACGTCATCTTCGTCGGGGAGGCCACCGAGGGCACCGACGAGACCAAGGCCGTACGCGCCGCGACCCGGCTCGCCTCGCACATGATGCGGATCTGCTCGGAGACGACCGTCGAGGGCTCCATCTGGCCCGTCGACGCCAACCTGCGGCCCGAGGGCAGGAACGGCCCCCTGGTGCGGACCCTCTCCAGCCACCTCGCCTACTACCAGCGCTGGGCCAAGACCTGGGAGTTCCAGGCGCTGCTGAAGGCCCGCCCGGTGGCCGGCGACCTCGACCTCGGCGAGGAGTACGTCGCCGCCGTCCAGCCCCTGGTGTGGAAGGCCGCCGAGCGCGAGAACTTCGTCCCCGACGTGCAGAAGATGCGCCGCCGGGTCGTGGAGAACATCCCCGTCGCCGAGGTCGACCGCCAGCTGAAGCTGGGCCCGGGCGGCCTCCGGGACGTCGAGTTCGCCGTGCAACTGCTCCAGCTGGTGCACGGCCGGGCCGACACCTCCCTACGCAGCGGTACGACCCTGGACGCGCTGGGGGCCCTCGCCGCCGGCGGCTACGTCGGCCGGTCCGACGCGGCCCAGCTCGACGACGCCTACCGCTTCCTGCGCTCCATGGAGCACCGCATCCAGCTGTTCCGGCTGCGGCGCACCCACCTCGTCCCCGAGGACGAGGCCGACCTGCGCCGCATCGGCCGCTCCCTCGGCCTGCGCACGGACCCGGTCGCCGACCTGCACCGCGAGTGGCGGCGGCACGCGGGCGTCGTACGCCGGCTGCACGAGAAGCTCTTCTACCGGCCGCTGCTCGACGCGGTCGCACAGCTCGCCACCGGCGAGGCCCGGCTCAGCACCGAGGCGGCCCGGGAACGCATGGTCGCCCTCGGCTACGCCGACCCGGCGTCCGCCCTGCGCCACCTGGAGGCGCTGGCCTCCGGCGTCACCCGCAAGGCCGCCATCCAGCGGACCCTGCTGCCCGTGCTGCTCGGCTGGTTCGCCGACTCGGCCGACCCGGACGCGGGCCTGCTCAACTTCCGCAAGGTCTCCGACGCGCTCGGCAAGACCCCCTGGTACCTGCGGCTGTTGCGGGACGAGGGCGCCGCCGCGCAGAACCTCGCCCGGGTGCTGTCCGCCGGCCGCCTCGCGCCCGACCTGCTGATGCGCGCCCCGGAGGCGGTCGCGCTGCTCGGCGACGGGGACGGCGGCGGCCTGGATCCACGGCCGCGCGCCCACCTGGAGCAGGAGACATACGCCGCGGTGAAACGCGCCGACGGCGCCGCCCAGGCGGTCACGGCCGCCCGCGGGGTGCGTCGGCGGGAGCTGTTCCGCACCGCCGCCGCCGACATCGTCGGCTCCTACGGCACCGAGGAGCAGCCCGCCGAGGCCGACCAGGGCGCCCTGGTGGACATGGTCGGCGGCGCGGTGTCGGACCTGACGGCCGCGACGCTCGCGGGCACGCTCCGCGCGGTCGTGCGGGACGGCTGGGGGGACGACCTGCCCACCCGGTTCGCGGTCATCGGCATGGGCCGGTTCGGCGGCCACGAGCTGGGCTACGGCTCCGACGCGGACGTGCTGTTCGTGCACGAACCGTGCGACGGCGTCGACGAGCGGGAGGCGTCCCAGGCGGCCAACAAGGTCGTCTCCGAGATGAGCCGCCTGCTGCAGATCCCCAGCGCCGACCCGCCCCTGCTCATCGACGCCGACCTGCGCCCCGAGGGCAAGTCCGGGCCGCTGGTCCGCACCCTCACGTCGTACGCGGCGTACTACCGTCGGTGGGCCCTGACGTGGGAGTCGCACGCGCTGCTGCGGGCCGAGCCCGTCGCGGGCGACGCGGACCTGGGCCGTCGCTTCATCGAGCTGATCGACCCGCTGCGCTACCCGGCGGACGGGCTCGCCGACGAGGCCGTGCGCGAGATCCGGCGGCTGAAGGCGCGCATGGAGTCCGAGCGGCTGCCGCGCGGCGCCGACCCCAAGCTGCACGCCAAGCTCGGTCCGGGCGGTCTGTCCGACGTGGAGTGGACCGTGCAGCTCATGCAACTGCGGCACGGCTCGGCGGTGCCGGGCCTGCGCACCACCCGCACCCGTGAGGCCCTGGCCGCGGCCCGTGCTGCCGGGCTGATCACCGAGGAGGACGCGGCGACCCTCGACGAGGCCTGGGTCCTCGCGACCCGCGTCCGCAACGCGGTGATGCTGGTCCGAGGCCGGGCCGGCGACACCTTCCCCTCCGACCCCCGGGAACTGGCGGCCGTAGGACGCTACTTGGGCTACGGCCCCGGCCACGTCGGCGACATGCTCGACGCCTACCGGCGGACCGCGCGCAGGGCGCGAGGCGTGATGGAGGAACTCTTCTACGGGGCCGCCGAGCGCTGA